Below is a genomic region from Syntrophales bacterium.
GGGGCTGGCGACTCCGGAGGATATCGACAAGGGAATGGTGCTCGGCTGCAATCAGCCGATCGGGCCGCTGGCCCTGTCGGATCTGATCGGCAACGATACGCTGCTCCACATTATGGAAGGACTGCGCAGGGAATTGGGGGACAAGTACATCCCCGCGCCGCTGCTTGTCCAACTGGTTCGCGCCGGCCGTTTCGGGAGAAAATCGGGCAAAGGGGTCTATGATTACACCTCGAAGTAGGGATTTTATAAACCCCCATGCCCGAAGCGGGCACAACGAATGATGAAAACGAAGTAGGGGCGGTTCACGAACCGCCCTTATTGGAGGGACGCGCTCCGTCGCGTCCGCAGGTCCCAAAAGTGTGATGATGTAAGGTATAGATATTGTTTATACAAATTCCATTTTCATAAAAACGGGGAGGGATAGACATCATGGATTTCGAATTTACCGAAGAACAGAAGATGCTGAAGGATATGGCATATCGTTTTGCCCAGGCGGAATTGGCGCCGGTTGCGCAGGAATGCGACGAACAGGAGAAATACACGCCGGAGATCCGGAAAAAGGCGGCGGAAAACGGTCTGGTCGGCGCCTGGATCGCGGAAGAATACGGCGGCTGCAATGCCGGCATTCTCGGCAACGCCATCATTACCGAGGAACTTTCAAGATTTGACATGGGCATTGGCCTCAATATTACCTCCGCGTCTTTTGGCTGCGAGGCCATTTACCAGTACGGAACGGAAGAGCAGAAAAAACGCTATCTTCCCCCCGTCTGCCGGGGCGAGCAGGTAAGCGCCGGCGCCTTTACTGAGCCGAATGCCGGAACGGATGTCGCCGGGTACAAGACGCGCGCGGTGAAAGACGGCAGCGACTATGTGATCAACGGCAACAAGATGTTTATCACCAACGGCACGGTATGCGATTTTATGGTCACTCAGTGCATCACCAATCCCGAGGAGAAAAGGCATAACAGCTTCAGCCTGATTATCATCCCGGCCGACGCCCAGGGGGTGACTCGCAGCAAGATTCACGGCAAGATGGGAATCCGCGCCAGCGCCACCGCGGAGATCGCCCTGGAGGATGTGCGTGTTCCCCAGACGAACCTTGTCGGAAGAGAAGGCAACGGTTTCAAGCAGTTGATGCATTTCTTCGATACCACCCGGGTGATGGTTTCCGCCCAGGCCCTGGGGCTGGCCGAGGCCTGTCTGGAGACGAGCATCAAATACGTAAAAGAGCGCACCGTCTTTGGCGCGCCGTTGGGCGCCTACCAGCTTACGCAGAAGAAGCTGACCGAAATGGCAATCAAGATCGAGGCGTTGCGGGGGCTTGTATATAAAGCGGCCTGGCTGATCGACGAGGGGCGTCCCGATTATATGCTGGCCGCGATGGCGAAATTCTTCGGCGGTGAGACTGCGGTCTTCTGCGCCAATTACGCCGTCGAGCTGCACGGCGGTTACGGGTATATCGAGGAGTACCCGGTGCAGAAGTGGTACCGGGACGCCAAAATCCTCGAGCTGTACGAGGGGACGAAAGAGGCGGAGATCATGACGATCGGCCGCTACCTGCAGGCAAGATAGGGGCAGGCGGATTTATACGGTAAAAATCGGCGCGGTGAGGATGTTTCTCATTGCGTCGATTGTTGTCTGATAGCTATCGCTTTTGAAGATCGCGTTTCCGGCGACGAAAACATCTGCGCCGGCAGCGGCAATGGTACGAAGATTGTTTAGGGAAACCCCTCCATCTACCTCCAGCAGCGCCGGGGAAGCTGTGCTTTTGAGCAGCTTCCTGGCCGCGCGGATTTTGGCAAGGGAGCTTTCGATAAACTTCTGCCCCCCGAAGCCGGGGTTGACGCTCATAATCAGCAGCAGATCGATCTCCGGCAGGATTGGTTCGATCAGACAAAGAGGCGTGGCCGGGTTTACCGAAACGCCGGCCTTGATCCCCTGTTCATGGATCAGGCCAAGTAGCCGATGCAGATGCGCCGTCGCCTCGAAGTGGACGGTGAGCCAGTTGGCTCCCGCCTGTGCGAAGGCTTCCACGTAGCGCTCGGGATTTTCGATCATCAAATGGACGTCAAAGGGCAGGGTCGTCGCCTTGCGCAAGGAGGAGATCAGCCCCGGGCCGATGGTGATATTCGGGACAAAGTGGCCGTCCATGACATCTATGTGGAGCCAGTCAGCCCCTGCTGCCTGCACCGCGGCGATTTCCTCGCCGAGTCGGCTTCCGTCCGCGGAAAGTATCGATGGCGCGATAATTTTCATTCTGCCTCTCCTGTTGCTTTCGTTGCGAGCTTGAATAACGACAGTCATTCCGAATTCACGCAGCTATTGAAGTTGCCTCAAGAATCAAAGAATATTCCAAGTCTATCATTATTATATCCAATTCCTTCCTTGATGCCGTGCTGACGTCCATTGGTCTTTCAAATGTCTTGGGAAAGCATAATACTCAACGTCCAGTAGTAACACCGAGTTGGTTCATCATGAACGTATAGTACTCTGCGATATCACGGTAACGCTGGAATCGGCCCGAGCTGCCACCATGACCAGCCTCCATCTTCGTGCGGAATACCAGCAGGTTATTGCCGAACTGTCGGTCGCGCAGACGCGCAACGTACTTGGCCGGTTCCCAGTACTGCACCTGCGAGTCCCACAGGCCAGTGCCGACGAACATTGCCGGATAGGAGGTCGCATGCGACTGGTCGTACGGCGAATAACTCAGCATGTACTCATAATATACAGGATCCTTTGGGTTACCCCACTCGTCGAACTCGTTGGTGGTCAACGGAATAGACTCATCCAGCATTGTGGTGACGATATCGACGAATGGCACCTGCGAAACAATCACCCGATAGCTTGATGGCGCCATGTTGGCAATCGCGCCCATCAACAGGCCTCCGGCGCTGCCCCCCAGCGCAGCGACTCGATCCGGCGCCGCATAGCCTTGCTCGACCAGATAATTGGTGACATCGATGAAATCGGTGAAGGTGTTTTTCTTTTTGAGCAGTTTGCCCTCCTCATACCATTGCCTCCCCATCTCCTGGCCGCCGCGAATATGCGCGATCGCATAGACCATACCACGGTCAAGCAGGCTGATGATATTGCTGCTGAAGGTCGGTTCGACGCTGTTTCCGTAGGAACCATAGCCGTACTGCAGCAGCGCGGAGCGGCCATCCTTGACAAAACCCTTGCGATAAACTATCGATACCGGGATACGGGTGCCGTCATGAGCAATTGCCCACTGGCGCTCGGTCACATAGTTACTCTTGTCGAAGCCGCCGAGAACCGGGGATTCCTTGAGCAGGCGACGCTCTTTCGTGGCCATGTTCAATTCATAGGTGGTCGCCGGGGTGGTCAGCGAGGTATAGCTGTAGCGCAGCCAATCGGTATTCGGTTGCGGATTAATGTCCAACGCCATACAGTAGGCCGGCTCGTCAGCGGCGACAAGGGTTTCTTTACCGCTGTTAGACAGAATACGGATGCGGGTAAGGCCGCCGGAACGTTCGGCAATCGCGACAAAATTATCGAATAGCTCAAAGCCGGAGATCAGGATCGCTTCGTCGTGGGGAACGAGATCGACCCAGCGGGAACGGTCATTCCAGATGCCATCGGTGAAGGTCATGAGTTTGAAGTTCTGGGCATTCCAGTTGGTACGCACCACCCAGCGTCCGGCGAGATGATCGGCCTTGTACTCGAAGTCACGGGTGCGCCCGGCAATCAACTTGAATTCGCCAGGGTTGTTGGCGTTCGCGCAGCGCTGCTCGGTTGACAGGGTGCTCTCCAGGTAGATGCAGATGTAAGCCTCCGAACGCGTCAGACCAACGTCCATGTAAAAACTGTCATCCGGCTCGTGATAGACAACCGGATCGGTGGCGACATCACCGTTTATTTTGTGTGATTTTATACTCTTACTCAACAACGTGTCCGGATCATTCCAGGTATAGAAGATCGTCGCGTTGTCTCCCGCCCAGGCAATGCCGGTTGATAGGCCGGTGACGCCGGTATTGGTGATCGCACCGGTCTCAAGGTTCTTGATGCGGAGGCTGTACTGGCGACGACCGACGCTGTCCTCGACAAATGCTAACAGCTGCTGATTCGGGCTTACCTTGAAGTTACCTACCTGATAATAACTGTGCCCCTTGGCAAGTTCGTTAACGTCGAGCATTATTTCTTCAGGGGCATCCATGCTTATCCTGCGACGCGCATAAATCTGGTATTCTTTCCCCTCTTCGAAGCGGCTGTAGTACCAATAATCCTTATAGAGATAGGGAACGCTGACATCGTCCTGCTTCAGCTTGCCGATCAGCTCCTCGTAGAGTTGATTCTTATAATCGGCGAGCGGCGCCATAACAGCATCTGCGTAAGCGTTCTCGGCAGTCAGGTAGGCGAGCATTTTCTGATCTTCGCGCTTGTCATCCCGTAGCCAGTAATACTCATCCATGCGTGAGCCGCTTGGCGCGACCACTTCAAACACACGTTTTTCTGCGCTCGGTTGGACCTGCCCCACATCTGCGGAGGTCAGGGGTCTTGTTACTGATTGAGAATCGCCGTATGAGCAGGAAAAAAGCAACAGGGCGGAAAGAAGAACCGAAATAAGCTGCATGGAAATACTTGCGATGCCATGATGCCCTCCGGGATAATTTTGCAGCACACTGTTTTGGCTGTTAAACATAACAGGCTTCCTCAACCACATCTGCAATCACCCATTTATTCCCCTTTTTGTAATTAAGTCAAGGTGCTACTGTTCTTATTACATTAGGCAAATTCTCCGCACCAGTATAAAAAACAATCAGTTTTACCGGAACATCCCCGGTATTTTTACCGCAATGACGGGTATTGACTACCTCGATGATCGCATCTCCCTCTTGGAAAAGTGATATTTTTTTATCTTCCAGTTCAATAGTCAATGACCCTGATAACACGTAGGCATAAACAGGGACGGGGTGAGTGTGCCATCCCGTTTCAGCCCCAGGGGGAAGTTCCACGGTCATGACCGTCACCTCCGGGTTATCCATTTTTAAGTAAGCGATGGGTTGGCCGTTGCTCGTGTTTTTCGTTTTGAGGACAACCCGTGCCTGAACGTCGCCAATGTATTCGGCGGCGCTGACAAGGGAAGACATACAGAGTATAAAGAAGAGGCATAATGATATTCTGATTTTCATAAAACACCTTTTGTCAGCATGGAGGATTTCTGTCTGATGTGCAAGGAAAGACAGACATCAAGGTGGACGGATTCCAAGAAATCAAAGTACCCAGATGATGCCAGTTATATTTCCTCTTTTATTTATTTTTTCAGCAAATCATTCAGATCTGCATTCGGAATATAGCTTCTGTATATCTTTTCGAATGTGCCGTCCGCCTTCAGGCCATCCAAGACTGACTGCCATTTTTTGACCATCTCAACAGGAGTTCCACGAGAAACCGCGATGTAAAAATAGGT
It encodes:
- a CDS encoding acyl-CoA dehydrogenase family protein, with product MDFEFTEEQKMLKDMAYRFAQAELAPVAQECDEQEKYTPEIRKKAAENGLVGAWIAEEYGGCNAGILGNAIITEELSRFDMGIGLNITSASFGCEAIYQYGTEEQKKRYLPPVCRGEQVSAGAFTEPNAGTDVAGYKTRAVKDGSDYVINGNKMFITNGTVCDFMVTQCITNPEEKRHNSFSLIIIPADAQGVTRSKIHGKMGIRASATAEIALEDVRVPQTNLVGREGNGFKQLMHFFDTTRVMVSAQALGLAEACLETSIKYVKERTVFGAPLGAYQLTQKKLTEMAIKIEALRGLVYKAAWLIDEGRPDYMLAAMAKFFGGETAVFCANYAVELHGGYGYIEEYPVQKWYRDAKILELYEGTKEAEIMTIGRYLQAR
- the rpe gene encoding ribulose-phosphate 3-epimerase — protein: MKIIAPSILSADGSRLGEEIAAVQAAGADWLHIDVMDGHFVPNITIGPGLISSLRKATTLPFDVHLMIENPERYVEAFAQAGANWLTVHFEATAHLHRLLGLIHEQGIKAGVSVNPATPLCLIEPILPEIDLLLIMSVNPGFGGQKFIESSLAKIRAARKLLKSTASPALLEVDGGVSLNNLRTIAAAGADVFVAGNAIFKSDSYQTTIDAMRNILTAPIFTV
- a CDS encoding S9 family peptidase, which produces MFNSQNSVLQNYPGGHHGIASISMQLISVLLSALLLFSCSYGDSQSVTRPLTSADVGQVQPSAEKRVFEVVAPSGSRMDEYYWLRDDKREDQKMLAYLTAENAYADAVMAPLADYKNQLYEELIGKLKQDDVSVPYLYKDYWYYSRFEEGKEYQIYARRRISMDAPEEIMLDVNELAKGHSYYQVGNFKVSPNQQLLAFVEDSVGRRQYSLRIKNLETGAITNTGVTGLSTGIAWAGDNATIFYTWNDPDTLLSKSIKSHKINGDVATDPVVYHEPDDSFYMDVGLTRSEAYICIYLESTLSTEQRCANANNPGEFKLIAGRTRDFEYKADHLAGRWVVRTNWNAQNFKLMTFTDGIWNDRSRWVDLVPHDEAILISGFELFDNFVAIAERSGGLTRIRILSNSGKETLVAADEPAYCMALDINPQPNTDWLRYSYTSLTTPATTYELNMATKERRLLKESPVLGGFDKSNYVTERQWAIAHDGTRIPVSIVYRKGFVKDGRSALLQYGYGSYGNSVEPTFSSNIISLLDRGMVYAIAHIRGGQEMGRQWYEEGKLLKKKNTFTDFIDVTNYLVEQGYAAPDRVAALGGSAGGLLMGAIANMAPSSYRVIVSQVPFVDIVTTMLDESIPLTTNEFDEWGNPKDPVYYEYMLSYSPYDQSHATSYPAMFVGTGLWDSQVQYWEPAKYVARLRDRQFGNNLLVFRTKMEAGHGGSSGRFQRYRDIAEYYTFMMNQLGVTTGR
- a CDS encoding cupin domain-containing protein, with product MKIRISLCLFFILCMSSLVSAAEYIGDVQARVVLKTKNTSNGQPIAYLKMDNPEVTVMTVELPPGAETGWHTHPVPVYAYVLSGSLTIELEDKKISLFQEGDAIIEVVNTRHCGKNTGDVPVKLIVFYTGAENLPNVIRTVAP